One region of Demequina sp. TMPB413 genomic DNA includes:
- a CDS encoding aminopeptidase P family protein produces the protein MNDGDKQTEDTNKARATRPTSQEFKDFLATGWAEPDDARTTRSAAAPFAAVRRERLSAMFPGKRIVVPAGELKVRANDTDYRFRPSSDFAYLTGLGADNEPSAVLVMEPRGTSEVPQPGHDATLYLIPPAGHDDEGFYADPRSGEFWIGRRPGLAEFEAMTGIATAPLADLPKGLRLSTQPSKAIHRALSEMRFVKDAYEIQQLRDAVDATIDGFARAVSQLPRAIEHKRGERVVEAAFDGHAREEGNAVGYETIAASGAHATTLHWISNDGQVRRGDLLLLDAGVEVESLYTADITRTLPVEGQFTPVQRKVYEVVLEAADAGFAVARPGARFLDVHMAAMEVIEKRLTEWGIVPDAKDPEAKLYRRWMVHPTSHHLGLDVHDCAAAKRELYMEGVLEPGMVFTIEPGLYFKADDLIAPAELRGIGIRIEDDVLVTEDGCENLSAALPRDPDAVEAWMARLQGSL, from the coding sequence GTGAACGACGGCGACAAGCAGACTGAAGACACGAACAAGGCCCGTGCGACGAGGCCCACCTCACAGGAGTTCAAGGACTTCCTCGCGACCGGCTGGGCGGAGCCAGACGATGCACGCACCACTCGCTCCGCTGCCGCACCCTTCGCTGCGGTGCGCCGCGAGCGCCTCAGCGCGATGTTCCCAGGCAAGCGCATCGTCGTCCCCGCAGGCGAACTCAAGGTGCGGGCCAACGACACCGACTACCGCTTCCGCCCCAGTAGCGACTTCGCATACTTGACCGGTCTTGGAGCGGACAACGAGCCGAGTGCCGTCTTGGTGATGGAACCGCGCGGCACTTCCGAAGTCCCGCAGCCAGGGCACGACGCGACGCTCTACCTGATCCCGCCTGCCGGGCACGACGACGAGGGTTTCTATGCCGACCCCCGTTCGGGTGAGTTCTGGATCGGCCGACGCCCTGGCCTAGCCGAGTTCGAGGCGATGACGGGGATCGCGACGGCGCCCCTCGCCGACCTGCCGAAGGGCCTCCGCCTCAGCACGCAGCCGAGCAAGGCCATCCACAGGGCGCTCAGCGAGATGCGCTTTGTGAAGGACGCCTACGAGATCCAGCAGTTGCGCGATGCTGTCGACGCCACGATCGATGGTTTCGCCCGCGCGGTGAGCCAGTTGCCTCGGGCGATCGAGCACAAGCGCGGAGAGCGTGTGGTCGAGGCCGCGTTTGATGGCCACGCACGCGAGGAGGGCAACGCCGTCGGCTACGAGACGATCGCCGCTTCTGGCGCCCACGCGACCACGCTGCACTGGATCAGCAACGACGGTCAGGTGCGCCGCGGGGACCTCCTCTTGCTGGACGCCGGCGTCGAGGTCGAGAGCCTCTACACGGCCGACATCACGCGCACGCTGCCCGTCGAAGGCCAGTTCACCCCCGTCCAGCGCAAGGTTTACGAGGTGGTGCTGGAGGCGGCCGACGCTGGTTTCGCGGTCGCGCGCCCTGGCGCGAGGTTCCTTGACGTCCACATGGCCGCCATGGAGGTCATCGAAAAGCGCCTGACCGAATGGGGTATCGTGCCGGACGCGAAGGACCCGGAGGCGAAGCTGTACCGCCGCTGGATGGTGCACCCAACGTCCCACCACTTGGGGCTCGACGTCCACGACTGCGCGGCTGCCAAGCGCGAGCTCTACATGGAGGGCGTGCTGGAGCCGGGCATGGTCTTCACGATCGAGCCAGGCCTGTACTTCAAGGCCGACGATTTGATCGCCCCGGCAGAGCTGCGCGGCATTGGTATCCGGATCGAAGACGACGTGCTGGTCACCGAGGACGGCTGCGAGAACCTGTCGGCGGCACTCCCCCGCGATCCCGACGCCGTCGAAGCCTGGATGGCGCGGCTGCAGGGCTCGTTGTAG
- a CDS encoding GNAT family N-acetyltransferase, producing MRTLPAYVARVQGPAAAAARRAGSVGARHHGAVDAATEVELRLWSADDMWLLHAANTPEMTTHQGGPETESKVRARHEKYLRIVASGEARMFVVVAGGEPVGSIGWWDTTWADEPVHETGWFTRQEHQGKGYARQALRLLVEDVRARGRLPRLTAFPSVNNVPSNRLCAAAGFTWRAVESLDFRAATLTVNVWALDLGVGT from the coding sequence ATGCGCACGTTGCCAGCCTACGTGGCTCGCGTCCAGGGTCCCGCCGCGGCCGCCGCCCGGAGGGCAGGGAGCGTCGGTGCGCGGCATCATGGAGCAGTGGATGCAGCAACAGAGGTCGAGCTCCGGCTGTGGTCAGCCGACGACATGTGGCTGCTCCACGCCGCGAACACGCCGGAGATGACGACTCATCAGGGAGGACCCGAGACCGAGTCGAAGGTTCGCGCCCGCCACGAGAAGTACTTGCGGATCGTGGCTTCAGGCGAGGCGCGCATGTTCGTCGTCGTCGCGGGCGGCGAACCAGTGGGAAGCATCGGCTGGTGGGACACTACGTGGGCGGATGAACCCGTCCACGAGACCGGATGGTTCACCCGTCAGGAGCACCAAGGCAAGGGTTATGCACGGCAAGCTCTGCGGTTGCTCGTGGAGGACGTGCGCGCCCGAGGGAGATTGCCGCGCCTGACCGCGTTCCCCTCGGTTAACAATGTGCCGTCCAATCGACTGTGCGCGGCGGCTGGATTCACCTGGCGCGCTGTCGAATCGCTCGATTTTCGCGCGGCAACGCTCACCGTCAACGTCTGGGCCCTCGACCTCGGCGTGGGAACATAG
- a CDS encoding PHP domain-containing protein, which translates to MRIDLHTHSHVSDGTESPSEVMRAAQEAGLDVVALTDHDSMAGLEEAADMAGALGLNFVPGIEVSCTHHGVSIHLLAYWPDPSHRDIIAMLERTRIARIARAQDMVRLIAAVYPLTWDDVVEHAGSADTVGRPHIADALVARGAFATRDDAFAEVLAGNSAFYVPHYAPDVLDAIRTLRGTGAVPVFAHPGADGRGQVVPTTVIEQMTRAGLAGLEVEHRDHSEVQRGRLARIAQRLDLVHTGASDYHGTGKLNRLGENVTSQAAYEALQTLRG; encoded by the coding sequence GTGCGCATCGACCTCCATACTCACTCCCATGTGTCGGATGGCACCGAGTCTCCATCCGAGGTCATGAGGGCGGCACAAGAGGCTGGACTCGACGTCGTCGCGCTCACCGATCACGATTCGATGGCCGGTCTCGAAGAGGCCGCAGACATGGCGGGGGCGCTCGGCCTCAACTTTGTCCCTGGCATCGAGGTGTCTTGCACCCACCACGGCGTCTCGATTCACCTGCTCGCGTACTGGCCAGACCCTTCGCACCGCGACATCATCGCGATGCTCGAACGCACCCGCATCGCGCGCATTGCAAGGGCTCAAGACATGGTTCGGCTGATTGCCGCCGTCTACCCGCTCACCTGGGACGACGTGGTCGAGCACGCCGGTAGCGCCGACACGGTGGGTAGGCCGCACATCGCCGACGCTTTGGTCGCCAGGGGTGCGTTTGCCACCAGGGACGACGCCTTCGCCGAGGTTCTTGCCGGCAATTCGGCCTTCTACGTGCCCCACTATGCGCCCGACGTTCTCGACGCCATCCGCACGTTGCGCGGCACGGGAGCAGTGCCGGTGTTCGCTCATCCGGGTGCGGACGGCAGGGGGCAAGTGGTGCCCACGACCGTCATCGAGCAGATGACCCGGGCCGGCCTAGCGGGCCTCGAGGTGGAGCACAGGGACCACTCGGAGGTGCAGCGCGGTCGCCTCGCGCGCATCGCCCAGCGGCTGGACCTCGTGCATACCGGCGCGTCCGACTACCACGGCACCGGCAAACTCAACCGGCTAGGTGAGAACGTCACCTCACAGGCGGCCTACGAGGCGCTGCAAACCTTGAGGGGTTAG
- a CDS encoding DEAD/DEAH box helicase, with product MTTETFADFGVNPLIVEALADHKITTPFPIQSMTLPVALSGHDIIGQAKTGTGKTLGFGIPLLHRAVSPGEPGFDEMGDATGKPQALVLAPTRELAVQVGGDLEMASKKRSTRILQIYGGRAYEPQIDALRKGVEVVVGTPGRLIDLMNQGHLDLRFVRTVVLDEADEMLDLGFLGDVEKLLASTPAGRHTMLFSATMPGPVVALARRYMTQPTHIRASEPDDTGATVKATAQFVYRAHALDKIEVLARILQAKDRGLTIVFARTKRTCAKVSDELRERGFAAGAIHGDLGQGAREQALRAFRSGKIDVLVATDVAARGIDVEDVTHVINYQCPEDEKTYVHRIGRTGRAGKTGVAVTFVDWDDLPRWGMIDRSLDLGYPEPEETYSNSPHLYEELSIPTGVKGTLPSASRVREGLDAEKVEDLGETGKRGGPGGAHGDDRGGRGAGGGRGGDRGGRGAGGGRGQGRRGGDGPRGSGEGRGRREAPAGEARVPREGAGASAAADSPAREGAPKRNRNRKRRRSGGSQGSSSAPAAE from the coding sequence ATGACTACCGAGACTTTTGCCGATTTTGGCGTGAACCCCCTCATCGTTGAGGCACTCGCCGACCACAAGATCACCACTCCTTTCCCCATTCAGTCGATGACATTGCCAGTGGCTCTGTCTGGCCACGACATCATCGGCCAGGCGAAGACTGGCACGGGCAAGACGCTCGGCTTCGGCATCCCGCTGTTGCACCGCGCGGTGTCCCCTGGCGAGCCGGGATTCGACGAGATGGGCGACGCCACCGGAAAGCCGCAGGCACTCGTCCTCGCTCCGACGCGCGAACTCGCGGTCCAGGTGGGCGGCGACCTTGAGATGGCCTCCAAGAAGCGTTCAACCCGGATCCTGCAGATCTACGGCGGCCGCGCATACGAACCGCAGATCGACGCGCTCCGCAAGGGCGTCGAGGTCGTGGTCGGCACCCCCGGTCGCCTGATCGATCTGATGAACCAAGGTCATCTTGACTTGAGGTTCGTGCGCACTGTGGTGCTCGACGAGGCCGACGAAATGCTCGACCTTGGCTTCCTTGGCGACGTGGAGAAGCTGCTGGCGTCGACGCCTGCCGGCCGCCACACCATGCTGTTCTCGGCGACGATGCCTGGGCCCGTTGTTGCCTTGGCTCGCCGCTACATGACGCAACCAACCCACATCCGTGCGTCAGAGCCAGACGACACCGGTGCGACCGTCAAGGCCACCGCCCAGTTCGTGTACCGCGCCCACGCTCTCGACAAGATCGAGGTGCTCGCGCGCATTCTCCAGGCGAAGGACCGCGGCCTCACGATCGTGTTCGCGCGCACCAAGCGCACGTGCGCCAAGGTAAGCGATGAGCTCCGCGAGCGCGGCTTCGCGGCGGGCGCCATTCACGGCGACCTCGGCCAAGGGGCCCGCGAGCAGGCGCTGCGAGCCTTCAGGTCAGGAAAGATCGACGTGTTGGTGGCTACCGATGTCGCCGCGCGCGGCATCGACGTCGAGGACGTCACCCACGTCATCAACTACCAGTGCCCAGAAGACGAGAAGACCTACGTCCACCGCATCGGCCGCACGGGTCGCGCAGGCAAGACCGGCGTGGCCGTCACTTTTGTCGACTGGGACGACCTGCCTCGCTGGGGCATGATCGACCGCTCGCTCGACTTGGGATACCCGGAGCCGGAAGAGACCTACTCGAACTCCCCACACTTGTACGAAGAGCTCAGCATCCCGACGGGAGTCAAGGGCACGCTGCCCAGCGCCTCACGCGTGCGCGAGGGCCTCGATGCCGAGAAGGTCGAGGACCTTGGCGAGACGGGCAAGCGCGGAGGCCCAGGCGGCGCCCACGGAGACGACCGTGGGGGTCGCGGTGCTGGCGGCGGACGCGGTGGAGACCGTGGGGGTCGCGGTGCTGGCGGCGGACGCGGTCAGGGACGACGCGGCGGCGACGGACCTCGCGGTTCAGGTGAGGGCCGCGGTCGACGAGAGGCTCCAGCAGGCGAAGCACGCGTACCACGCGAAGGCGCAGGCGCAAGCGCAGCGGCAGACTCTCCTGCACGCGAAGGCGCACCCAAGCGCAATCGCAACCGCAAGCGTCGTCGCTCTGGCGGCAGCCAGGGATCGTCTTCCGCTCCAGCAGCGGAGTAG
- a CDS encoding gluconokinase, giving the protein MRVVVMGVTGCGKSSVGSALATALGYPFADADDFHSPANVALMKQGIPLSDDDRWPWLDAVGAWMAPREDVVVACSALRRAYRDRLRSAGGPMLFLHLAAPRSVIEERVQLRSEREGHFAGVELVATQYAVLEPLGFDEAGGSIDVSHLSIAQIVSEAADMVALQDD; this is encoded by the coding sequence ATGCGAGTGGTGGTGATGGGCGTCACGGGTTGCGGAAAGTCGTCGGTGGGCAGCGCGCTTGCGACCGCGTTGGGCTATCCCTTTGCCGATGCTGACGACTTTCACTCGCCAGCGAACGTGGCCTTGATGAAGCAGGGCATACCGCTGAGTGACGACGATAGGTGGCCCTGGCTTGACGCCGTCGGCGCTTGGATGGCACCGCGCGAAGACGTCGTCGTCGCGTGCTCGGCCCTGCGCCGCGCCTACCGTGATCGGCTTCGCAGCGCTGGCGGTCCGATGCTGTTCCTGCACCTTGCCGCACCCCGGTCGGTGATCGAGGAGCGGGTGCAGTTGCGGTCCGAGCGGGAGGGGCACTTTGCGGGAGTGGAACTCGTCGCCACGCAGTACGCCGTCTTGGAGCCACTCGGTTTTGACGAGGCTGGCGGATCGATTGACGTGTCCCACCTGAGCATTGCCCAGATCGTGTCAGAGGCCGCCGACATGGTCGCCCTCCAGGACGACTAG
- a CDS encoding DUF3107 domain-containing protein — MEIRIGIQNVSRELMVETDKTSDEVAVLVSDALKGGTFDITDAKGRRVIVPAGSLGYIDIGEEEKRRVGFGG; from the coding sequence TTGGAGATCCGCATCGGCATTCAGAACGTCAGCCGCGAGTTGATGGTGGAGACGGACAAGACGTCTGACGAGGTCGCCGTCTTGGTGTCCGACGCCCTCAAGGGCGGGACTTTTGACATCACTGATGCCAAGGGCCGACGCGTCATCGTGCCAGCCGGTTCACTCGGCTACATCGACATCGGCGAAGAGGAAAAGCGCCGCGTCGGTTTCGGCGGTTAG
- a CDS encoding DUF3152 domain-containing protein, giving the protein MISRLTSVFAGRGISLPGLAVTAGVVLGAFALGLAAGWITDGLPQRLRAEDTPTASPSPTPDAGPTIEPSLPPLEPITRQLDDADREAGVVTTSYVVQGEGTFTVVPGTDTPDADGGDVRWVSVAVEDGVSADDEAFRDYVLDVLNDNRAWGTDGSLQFVATDGVADYRVLLASPYTTAAVCPDPHIAVTVGPVTNASPTPSPDAEADVAPGASGEAVNGVDGPTPDAETDRLCAEDGVIVLSMYDWTAGLPAYGDDFTGARNYLLLHRLGHLMGREDTACATGRATTMDLQRDDFPEGCEVNPWPYPDAPATLPTPSPSPTAAKVSP; this is encoded by the coding sequence GTGATTTCGCGGTTGACGTCGGTGTTCGCGGGCAGGGGAATCTCTTTGCCCGGTCTAGCGGTGACCGCCGGGGTCGTTCTCGGTGCCTTCGCTCTCGGCCTGGCCGCAGGCTGGATCACCGACGGCCTGCCGCAGCGTCTGCGTGCGGAGGACACCCCGACGGCGTCTCCCAGCCCCACCCCCGACGCTGGTCCCACCATCGAACCATCGCTGCCACCGCTCGAACCGATCACCCGTCAGCTTGATGATGCTGATCGGGAAGCAGGCGTCGTCACGACGTCCTACGTGGTGCAAGGCGAGGGGACCTTCACTGTGGTGCCTGGCACGGATACGCCCGACGCGGATGGCGGCGACGTCCGGTGGGTCTCAGTCGCGGTCGAGGACGGCGTCTCAGCCGACGACGAGGCCTTCCGCGACTACGTGCTCGACGTGCTGAACGACAACCGTGCGTGGGGTACCGACGGCAGCCTCCAGTTTGTCGCGACCGATGGCGTCGCTGACTACCGGGTGCTCCTTGCGAGTCCGTACACGACAGCCGCTGTGTGCCCAGACCCCCACATTGCGGTGACGGTTGGGCCCGTCACCAATGCGAGCCCCACTCCCTCACCAGATGCAGAGGCGGATGTCGCGCCTGGCGCCTCTGGCGAGGCGGTGAACGGCGTGGATGGCCCCACGCCGGATGCCGAGACCGATCGCTTGTGTGCCGAAGACGGCGTGATTGTCCTATCGATGTATGACTGGACGGCGGGCCTGCCCGCCTACGGCGACGACTTCACCGGAGCGAGGAACTACCTGCTCTTGCACCGGCTCGGTCACCTCATGGGTCGTGAGGACACCGCGTGCGCTACCGGGCGCGCCACGACGATGGACCTTCAGCGAGACGACTTCCCGGAGGGCTGCGAGGTGAACCCGTGGCCGTATCCCGATGCGCCAGCCACGTTGCCAACACCCTCGCCGAGCCCCACGGCGGCAAAGGTCAGCCCTTAG
- a CDS encoding UrvD/REP family ATP-dependent DNA helicase: protein MTALTLVPPRSRAAEPKASRSQRAALDLLGNSAGHLVVTGGAGTGKTTLAVMAAAQQVSRGMDVDRLLVLAPTRTAAARMRDRVSLAIGVPTSTPVARTVASAAFAVLSAEAHLLDDPPPSLVSGAEQDVVLRELLEGHVTGRAKPLAWGGALPDEATLLPGFREELRNLLMRAAEADLSAADLAELGRQHGREEWVAAAELYAEYEGVMALRSSPADQGGRYDPATIVARAADALAAWPEDASVPSWGLVIVDDYQDVTAAGAALLGQFAAQGARLMVLGNADESVQGYRGALPQGLDEAVTRWGAAHLELDQDMRQSGALAAVSAAVAGRIGVKGLGSARRSSRPVAEPSSAVGVTGALEGEPGTLRGTDAPASGPGAAERGTDASVVVLTAPHAYAQSRAIAAELRRARHGLDGEPIAWGRMAVVARSAALLRQIRSDLLAADIPCASGGEGTALHKESAVAPLISILRVALGEQWTEDDAIEVLTSRLVGLDPVGIRRLRRQLVKEERVAGGSRTSGDLLVDAMADPARWASVAGQEATAASKAALAVAAARQRAGEKGATPGAVIWAAWKALDVADAWRTAALAGSLRDDADLDAVIALLRAAQTFSERLPEARTTSFIDYLEGQDFAADTLGARALSRDVVAFATPASAAGEEWDLVVVAGVEEGVWPNLKLRDSVLGAQHLADLTAGIAASTPGQAAARAARAAVLDDEMRGFLVAVSRARSRLVVTAVDDGESRPSRLVSLVESSAGVKRGDAALTRTVSDLRSAVAAVRAGASAAADPSPHVRMLALLAEAGVQGADPAQWHGAAEVSTEEGFWDEEAAVRVSPSKVEWVEKCALRWALESTGGTRESTDAQEVGTLIHALAEAHPHGGRDAILADFEERWAGAFGMTTWPERVAYERAREKVTRLAAYLDSRSDREVLTEHAFTLEVGRAVLAGSADRVELREEAAYVVDLKTGQQIPSVADAAQNGQLAMYQLAVVEGAVPGVTTSAGAELAYVSSGKAGAVRSQDPIDPEAARERLAGVVSTMASRAFLATVNESCGSCPVRRACPAHAEGAQVSES from the coding sequence ATGACCGCGCTGACTTTGGTGCCTCCTCGCTCGCGTGCAGCGGAGCCGAAGGCATCGCGGTCGCAGCGCGCGGCGCTCGACCTGCTCGGCAACAGTGCAGGGCACCTGGTGGTGACAGGGGGCGCGGGAACAGGGAAGACAACACTCGCGGTGATGGCGGCCGCACAGCAAGTGTCGCGAGGAATGGACGTCGACAGATTGTTGGTCCTCGCGCCGACGCGCACGGCCGCAGCGCGCATGCGGGACAGAGTGTCGTTGGCGATCGGCGTCCCCACGTCTACCCCTGTCGCACGAACGGTTGCATCGGCTGCCTTCGCCGTCCTGTCGGCCGAGGCGCACCTACTCGATGACCCGCCCCCCAGCCTCGTGTCAGGCGCCGAGCAAGACGTGGTGTTGCGCGAGTTGCTCGAGGGGCACGTCACGGGTAGGGCGAAGCCGCTCGCGTGGGGAGGGGCGCTGCCCGACGAGGCGACCTTGCTGCCAGGCTTCCGCGAGGAGCTCCGCAATCTGTTGATGAGGGCCGCAGAGGCAGACCTTTCTGCCGCTGACCTTGCGGAGCTCGGGCGGCAGCATGGTCGTGAGGAGTGGGTCGCCGCAGCGGAGTTGTACGCGGAGTACGAAGGCGTGATGGCGCTGCGAAGCTCACCAGCAGACCAAGGGGGGCGCTACGACCCCGCGACGATCGTGGCGCGAGCGGCCGACGCGCTCGCGGCATGGCCAGAGGACGCGTCTGTCCCCTCGTGGGGGCTCGTCATCGTGGACGACTATCAGGACGTCACGGCGGCCGGCGCCGCATTGCTGGGGCAGTTCGCGGCACAGGGCGCGCGACTGATGGTTCTCGGCAACGCCGACGAATCGGTCCAGGGCTATCGGGGCGCGCTCCCGCAGGGACTTGACGAGGCGGTCACGAGGTGGGGCGCCGCCCACCTGGAACTCGACCAAGACATGAGGCAGTCTGGAGCGCTCGCGGCCGTCAGTGCGGCGGTGGCGGGACGCATCGGGGTCAAAGGCCTGGGAAGTGCCAGGCGATCCTCGCGTCCGGTGGCCGAGCCCTCGTCGGCCGTTGGTGTGACTGGCGCGCTGGAAGGGGAGCCAGGCACTCTGCGGGGCACTGACGCACCCGCAAGCGGCCCAGGCGCCGCTGAGCGGGGCACTGACGCATCAGTGGTGGTCCTCACGGCGCCCCATGCGTATGCGCAATCGCGGGCCATCGCCGCCGAGTTGCGCCGTGCGCGCCACGGTCTCGATGGCGAGCCGATCGCATGGGGGCGGATGGCCGTCGTGGCCCGCTCCGCGGCACTACTGCGCCAGATCAGGTCCGACCTCTTGGCCGCCGACATCCCTTGCGCCTCGGGAGGTGAGGGCACCGCACTGCACAAGGAGAGCGCCGTCGCCCCCTTGATCAGCATCCTTCGTGTAGCACTGGGCGAGCAGTGGACAGAAGACGACGCGATCGAGGTGCTCACATCCCGACTCGTCGGTCTCGACCCGGTTGGCATCCGTCGCTTGCGCCGCCAACTGGTCAAGGAGGAACGTGTCGCAGGCGGGAGCAGAACCTCAGGGGATCTGTTGGTTGACGCCATGGCGGACCCTGCACGGTGGGCCTCGGTGGCAGGCCAAGAGGCTACGGCCGCTTCCAAGGCAGCGCTGGCCGTCGCGGCGGCGCGTCAGAGGGCGGGGGAGAAAGGCGCGACACCCGGTGCGGTGATCTGGGCGGCGTGGAAGGCGCTCGATGTGGCCGACGCGTGGCGCACGGCGGCACTCGCAGGCTCACTGCGTGACGACGCCGACCTCGACGCCGTCATTGCGTTGTTGCGCGCCGCCCAAACCTTCTCCGAGCGGCTCCCAGAGGCGCGCACCACATCCTTTATCGACTACCTCGAGGGTCAGGATTTCGCGGCCGACACGCTCGGCGCGCGGGCGCTCTCTCGAGACGTGGTGGCTTTCGCGACGCCCGCGTCCGCGGCCGGCGAGGAATGGGATCTTGTGGTGGTGGCAGGCGTCGAGGAGGGGGTCTGGCCCAATCTGAAGTTGCGCGACTCCGTACTCGGAGCCCAACATTTGGCCGATCTCACGGCAGGGATCGCGGCGTCAACACCCGGGCAAGCGGCCGCACGGGCGGCAAGGGCCGCAGTGCTTGACGACGAGATGAGGGGCTTCCTCGTCGCGGTGTCGCGGGCACGCTCGCGACTCGTGGTGACCGCGGTTGATGATGGCGAGTCGCGGCCGTCGCGGTTGGTGTCGCTCGTGGAGTCGAGCGCTGGGGTGAAACGGGGCGATGCCGCGCTGACCCGCACCGTGTCGGACTTGCGCTCGGCTGTCGCTGCCGTCCGCGCAGGTGCGAGCGCTGCCGCGGACCCTTCCCCGCACGTCCGCATGTTGGCCCTCCTGGCGGAGGCTGGCGTCCAGGGCGCTGATCCCGCTCAATGGCATGGCGCGGCCGAAGTCTCGACCGAGGAGGGATTCTGGGATGAGGAGGCGGCCGTCAGGGTGTCGCCCTCGAAAGTCGAGTGGGTCGAGAAGTGCGCGCTGAGATGGGCGCTCGAGTCGACGGGAGGCACCCGCGAGTCGACAGACGCTCAAGAGGTTGGCACGCTCATTCACGCGCTGGCTGAGGCCCATCCCCACGGTGGCCGAGACGCGATTCTGGCCGACTTCGAGGAACGCTGGGCCGGGGCTTTCGGAATGACTACGTGGCCCGAGCGCGTCGCCTACGAGCGGGCGCGCGAGAAGGTCACTCGATTGGCCGCCTACCTCGACTCCAGGTCCGACAGAGAGGTTCTCACGGAGCACGCCTTCACCCTCGAGGTCGGACGCGCCGTGCTAGCCGGTTCCGCCGACCGCGTCGAACTGCGGGAGGAGGCGGCGTATGTGGTCGACCTGAAGACCGGCCAACAGATCCCGAGCGTGGCCGACGCCGCACAAAACGGGCAGTTGGCGATGTATCAGCTGGCGGTGGTGGAAGGGGCAGTGCCGGGAGTGACGACGTCCGCCGGCGCGGAACTTGCGTACGTATCCTCCGGCAAGGCAGGAGCGGTGAGGAGCCAAGACCCCATCGATCCTGAGGCGGCGCGCGAACGGCTCGCCGGCGTCGTGTCGACGATGGCAAGCCGCGCCTTCCTCGCCACCGTCAACGAGTCTTGCGGCTCCTGTCCCGTGCGGAGAGCATGTCCCGCTCACGCCGAGGGAGCTCAGGTGAGCGAATCGTGA